Below is a genomic region from Candidatus Nealsonbacteria bacterium.
TTACAGGTCTCGTCCCGATTTAAAACAACAGCTTCCTCAAAGAGGTAAAAAAAGAAGGCGTTATGGTTCAAAAAGAAGTAAAAAACAGGGATGGACACAGAATGTACGCTCTATCGATGAGAAGCCAGAAACAGGAGAATGTTGGGAAGGAGACACTGTAAAGGGTATTACCAAAGAAAGGTTGCTGACCCACGTAGAGCAGAAATCCCTCTTTACCAGAGTCGATCTGTTACCTGATGGAACAGCAGATGCAGTCCATGCCATTCTCAAAAAAAAGCCCCTCCCCGAGATTATCGTCTATGATAGAGGTCCAGAATTTGCTCTCTGGAAGATGATAGAAAGGGACACCGGAGCAGATATTTACTTTGCATATCCTTATCATCCCTGGGAACGAGGCAAGAATGAGAATACCAATGGACGATTAAGACGAGTATTTCCAAAGAAGTTTAATTTTAGTAAGATAAATCAAAGAGATGTGGA
It encodes:
- a CDS encoding IS30 family transposase, with protein sequence MYTHFNRDDRSVISSCLRMGESYSSIGERIGKNKGAIFREIQRNKDKDGAYDARRADKRARERRKHSKVKCRKIENNKDLSFKIEERIDPLTSPEVVAYELGISHETIYSWIYRSRPDLKQQLPQRGKKRRRYGSKRSKKQGWTQNVRSIDEKPETGECWEGDTVKGITKERLLTHVEQKSLFTRVDLLPDGTADAVHAILKKKPLPEIIVYDRGPEFALWKMIERDTGADIYFAYPYHPWERGKNENTNGRLRRVFPKKFNFSKINQRDVDGVVWVMNHTPRKSLSWRTPCTVYGKCCTSS